gttacagataaaaaattcttttaaatttaatcgataTCTTTGGCTGTCGgtgatttttattcaaataatcgctgtttacaatattaacttaacaattataaatttatcttcttttatagtaatgtttttaaaatatgtcttagatcaattatttattgtctTCATTAAATTCtacattacattatttgaTCTTTGATCAgtatgtgtatgtgtttaAGGAGACGCATTAAAGCAAAGGAAATGAGCTAAGAAAATATCACTCGTTGACTCATGATTTATTTGTTCTCAATGGCGAgacaattttctaaaacagTCAACAACTAGAAAATAACGACGGCGTTTGCTAGTAgtaaatatgtacatgtaaCAACGCTGTGTGAGCTGTACAGAATTTAGAAACGAACGCATCGACATGTTGGAATCAACATGATCAGTCTACGATCGTGACTACATGATATATGAAGTACCATAGAATAAGGTTACATCCATCAGAGTTTCCGTATTGAAGCATGCATCTTCTCCTAAAAGAGATCAGAGTATTGTCAAGTTAAAACCGAAACAGATAaaacaacagaaaaaaaacaaatcttcCAAATAACACTACAtctaaaatataactaaaGGACATTTAAAAGGCGCCTTTTAggtatttttagatatttcagATTCGTGTTATTTGACCAGGCACCGTGGAGTATCGTTCATTTATCCAAGAGAGAAGAAATATGATGACGATGTCATACACCCTGATCGGCTTCGCCCCATTCTGCGGCACATTTTCTCCATTTTTGCGAATGCGCTATGCGTTATGAATCGGCTAATCCTCTTGAGAGGCGATTGGCTTATCGTCCAGACGAAAGTTCCTTCATGCGATTCAAGGCGGAACCAGCTTTGAACCAACCGATCTGCTGTTCGTTCAATGTATGGTTTAGACTGATGGTGTCGACCTTACCGTCCTTGTGTTTGATTTGCGCTTTCACTGGCTGCAAGAATCACATAAATAAGAAACAGAACGTATAAGttgaacatttaaaaattttacaaagtacGAAGAAACAGCAaacttttttgaattttaggTTTGAGAAAAAGATGTTCTTTACGAACCTTGCCAGGCGCCAGATCCTTCAGACCGAGAAGACTGATCTTATCGTTAGGTTGAATCTTATCGTAATCGGCAGGGTCTGCGAAAGTCAAAGGCAAGAGACCTTGCTTCTTCAAGTTCGTCTCGTGGATACGAGCAAAGCTCTTGACGATGATGGCGCGGCCGCCGAGATGACGCGGTTCTAACGCGGCGTGCTCCCTGGAGGAACCCTCACCGTAGTTTTCGTCTCCTACGGCGACCCACTTTACGCCCTTCTTCTTGTAATCGCGTGCGACATCGGGCACGCCACCCCATTCGTTCGTCAATTGATTCCTGATCTTGTTCATCTCACCATTTTCGGAATTGACGGCGCTGAAAAATTCGACAAACGCAATCAATATGACATTGCATTCCGTAGGAAAATTTCcagaagtttaaaaatataaaaatttaatttctttctccgaaatatttgataacagtttgtaatttttttttatcttttcgaaTGACACTTGCTTACCCGAGGAACATATTGTTGGAAATGTTATCGAGATGTCCACGATACTTGAGCCATGGACCAGCCGCGGAGATGTGATCCGTGGTGCATTTGCCTTTGACTTTAATCAGAATTGTTAAATCCTCCAAGTCCTTGCCGTCCCATTTATCAAACGGTTCTAGGAGCTGCAATCTTTGGCTTTTCGCGTCCACATCGACTTTAACTTTGCCACCATCTGAGGGCGGTGCATCATAAGTATCCACGCCGGGGTCGAAACCGCGATTAGGTAATTCGTCGCCTGTACACATACATATTCagttattatagttattttagtCTTTAGTCTATAGTTAATATAGtcttatatatacagggtgattcaaaataacctgatgtccttgcaatgccatattcttgagcgaattctgagacgatttttccttttacaaaattttgtccgaagcttagttttcgagttataattgaaaataggtagcaacttacgagttcgatacaacgggcaggcagggacgcgcaacgtataatgagactatcaagtgtttactatcatctcatgacgcattgcaccgtccctgcctgcccgttgtaccgaactcgtaagttgctacctattttcaattgtaactcgaaaactaagcttcggacaaaattttgtaaaagaaaaaatcgtctcagaattcgctcaagaatatggcattgcaaggacatcaggttattttgaatcatatatatatattctataggTATATCTTGGCAAATCTCTAAGTTTGcaaattcatttctttctcagtgtgtaataactttttacagaagaaatatatgcaacattaacTTTCTTAAAAACAATTAGCAGTATGGCTCTAACTTTGGCTTACAAATCGGGGAAACAATTactaaagttaaatatttttgtattttgatgGAAAGCGATGGCAAACGCAGCGAAcacattattgaaataaaaaaccaatgtgaaagttttaataaaacttaaatttaaaaaaaaatcacggaataataaatagaaattataaagatcaagctgcgagaaaaagaaaaatattttgacgaTATCAAAGAATGTAATCATAAAAACGTGATCTCCAAAGATAAGATTTCCGAGATAGATAAGATTAAGTAATgtaaataatggaaatattaGGCATGGAAAAATTCTTTGTTATTGCATTATAAAGGAATACttttgagaataaaaatagctGATATAAGCCAATCGCAAGCAATTTACAAgaggaaaaaaatgaattCGAGAACTTTATTGTTAGATCTCGCATATCTTTCACTGACAACTACGTGaattatgataaatacaaattattatcgaCTAACCGTACGGATTATCCAGAAGGAATTCTTTTCCATCTTTGCCCTTTAGTCTATCTTTGACCGGATTGAAATCAAGCCGCCCGGCGATGGAAAGGGCAGTGACAAGCTCGGGGCTGGTAACAAACGCGTGTGTCGCCGGATTAGCATCGTTCCTACCAGTGAAGTTTCGATTGTACGATGTGACAATCGTGTTCTTGTCTCCTTTCTTGATGTCCTGACGATCCCATTGACCAATGCAAGGTCCGCACGCATTAGCTAGCACCGTACCTCCAAATTCACGAAGAGTTTCGGCCTAGAAATAAAAACgtcatttatattcatttaataaattgtacaattagATGTACAATTTACTTATTGTGCAATTTCTAAATTGCACAGTTTTACAAgtagtaaaaataaagcaCTTACGATTCCATCGCGCTCGATTGTTGCGCGAATTTGCTCGGATCCAGGCGTGACGTTAAACGCAGACTTTGCCTTCAAACCGTGCTTTAGAGCTTGTTTGGCGATATTCGCGCATCGACCCATGTCCTCGTAGGAGCTGTTGGTGCAGGAACCGATCAGGCCGACCTTGATCTCATTTGGCCAGTCGTTCTTTTTAGCCGTTTCGCCTGTAATgattacgaaatatttttatatttgtaactatgtttatttttcattttaatataaatattttttagactGAGATAAAAATGTCTTTCTAATTGAAATAGTTTAGCTACCCAGTTTAGAGATCGGATGAGCCAAGTCCGGCGTGAAAGGTCCGTTCACGTGCGGCTCTAAAGTCGACAGATCTAACTCGATGACCTGATCGTATTTGGCGTTGGAGTCGGCCGTCAGCAGACTTTTGTGTTGATCGGCTGCTGCGGCGACTTCCGAGCGTCCGGTCGCCTTTAAGTAATCTTGCATTCTGTAATTGTACGGGAAGAGCGAGGTGGTGGCGCCGATTTCCGCACCCATGTTGCAAATGGTGGCCATTCCAGTGCAACTGATGCTGTCGACACCTGGGCCGAAATATTCGACGATGGCACCAGTGCCGCCTTTGACGGTCAGAATACCGGCTACTTTGAGAATGATATCTTTCGGACTGGTCCAGCCCTTCAGTTCTCCTGTGAGCTTTACGCCGATAACTTTGGGGCACTTGAGCTCCCACGGGATGTTTGCCATCACGTCGACAGCGTCGGCACCTCCGACACCGATGCACAGACAGCCTAGACCGCCTCCGTTCGGAGTGTGCGAGTCGGTACCGATCATCAGCAAACCGGGGAAGGCGTAATTCTCAAGGATGATCTGATGGATGATGCCGGAGCCGGGATTCCAAAAGCCGACGCCGTATTTGGCACCTGCAGTTTTTAGGAAATTGTAGACTTCCTTGTTGATGTCCTTGGCACGCTTCAGATCCTGATCGCCGCCAATTTGAGCTTCGATTAAGTGATCGCAGTGGATGGTGGACGGCACCGCAACTCTTGGTAAGCCTGACAGAAAGAATTCAGTgagaattaaaagattttgtcACTTTGTGTCGAGATTGATGACTTTACCTGAACTGATAAATTGCAGCATCGCCATTTGTGCAGTTGCATCTTGCATGGCGACACGGTCTGGTCGCAGTCGAAGATAGCTGGTGCCGCGAACAATATCTTGCTTGTCAGGTTCATCAAGATGGGAATAAAGAACCTTCTCAGACAGAGTGAGCGGCCGATTCAATCTGAAAAGCATTCAGAAGACAAGTAAATGACAATTCTTAAATGTTTTGTACTAAAATTAAGCTGTCATAGCTGCTTGCTAACatctttatatgttttatagaCATTGATATTGGCATTATTGCTCTGACATTTCTAGAAtcattatagaataattaaaacagtttACCTCTTTTTAACCACTTTAAGATTGTCTTCTAGTTTGTCGTATGGCAAGTAGCTAGTTGTATCGAATTTGGACATCGCCACCTTCGCAGCAGCGAAGCTCAATGGGCTTACGCTGAAACATCGTTGCTGTATATCCGCAGCTAAGGCAGACAATTTCTGTAAAGCAAGTAAATTATCTGATGTTTGTTTCTGCAATGCGTTTCTGAATAGCGTATGTAgattagaaataaatgtatcaaattaatatgtgCCAACGATCACTTGTCATTGTGCTGTGTGATGCTATTTATGTTTGATTGCAATTACGTAATTGCATTCATTTAGATCTGAGATATGTGTTGCTTATTGCACTTGACGTATTTATTTCTACAGATATGCGTCGTAATAAATGTGTCTAGATAACTACGTCTGGCGATAATTGCAACAATGCGCGctgataataataacgacGACGTTTGCGATATGTCGCAATAATGCATTTAgtttaaatgcattattttttgttatctatcttaataaatatttctctaatgctttttatttttcaaatttcttccAGATCTTCTAATTCAAAGTCAAACCTCGCGCTCTCTTCGCCCACCTGCGCCACGCAGATTTAACCTTATGTCCTCGAAACGTGAGCGATATATATGTGCAGTTTGCCACATGATTACATAACGTCTTTTGTACATTCCGTCGCccgaaaaatttttcacttttgttCAAATCGTCATACGTTTAATTCACGAATCCTGTGATATTCATTTGTCGAACATTGACACATCCACTGTGCGCCCTACACGCTCCTTCCCATGATCGATTTCCCTGTCATTCACTCTGCTCCAAAAAATCGGAGCAAGATAATTTTAACACAGAAATGTATCTTCCACATTTCGAAAAACGTCAATTATTCATAACACCGTTCTAAAAAACCATTCTAAATACTATTATGATATACGAGAGTTCCCTTCCTCGAGCATAAGAGGTCAATATATTGACCTCCGTGCGGAGAAGAGGGGAAAAAGAAGTTCGAAGCGTGCTTATGTCTCATGTGATGCAAAGTTTCTTTTCACTTTACCTGTGCACGAAGCACTCGCGTGCAATACGACATGATGAGTGAATTAGCGATCTGCTGTCGTGAACTCGTGCTCGAAGGGCGCAAGCGCGTGTGGGAAAGCGTAACAGCCTTCCCTTGTGGCAGTTCTTCTCGAACCGGCCACTAAAAGGAAACTGGGGATGAGAGCATAGTGTTCTTCATGCCATCAATGCATAATTTTTGCGCTTGCGCGACAACCGCTCTACATTTTTCCACCAAATATCTCGAAGAATTACGCCTGTCAGGGATGTCTATCGATGTTCGATATTATCGaatcttcgatattttttacctttgacagaaaattatatagaatattagacagaatattaaatagaaaagttattaatacaatactgatacaataaattattttagactatttataagaatatattgtaTCGTATAAATCAGAGCTCGGcgttagttgcacatttcggctCGATTCTTGAGAGGACGTCTCCCGCTCTCCCACTACCGcgcggccgctggcggccgagccgccgatagcctTGACTCAGGAGCGTCTGTGTAACAAATAGGCTGATGATGAGCGGACacctttcagaaaataaaattttcttcgttatagaaataatatttattttcactaattataattaaatgtctttattacattcattataataatttacctagacaataatatataatatttaaaaaataaaaataattaaaataaatcaaattattaaaaaatttaactttttaataaaaattgtatgattttttaattagaaatcaaTAGCTTTCCACATCAGGGTATCGAGAGATCTTTCAATCTCTCCAGACggtttttcgaaatttgtacatttttaaaaaagtttgggGTGTGGCGGTTATGTGGGTCGCCCCACCATTTTTCGTTTGAAATCGAGTACCTACGTTGATGCGTCTCGTTGAGACAAGCAACTTTGGTCCTATAAACATATAGCGGCCAACGAATAATTACGGAGTTATAGCACTTTTTCGTCgccaatttttttgttatcggGGCCTGTAACTCGGAAACTATAGGAAATAGAAGATCGGACCATAGGACCTTATTGGCAGGGTATCGAGAGATTTTTCAATCCCTTCAGGCGGTTTTTCGAAAACGCCGAGCTTTGGTATAAATCATCTCATCACACACATCGAAAGTAGATTTGCAGATGTGCGAGTATATGTTTAGCAATTATTCAACAATTAGgttttgtaaatctaattttaatttaaatttgatttatatgacttattttttatatctgacAGCACAATCAGATTTATCCAAAACTAttgtgtttaataaattaatcttaataaagttataaaacattatgttttataacttctataattttttattatacaaaaaaaactgaatacaaattttattataaacttttatgaaaaatatcgacTATTCGATATACCGATTACTCGATATTCGATAGATTCGATAGATTGAATTCTGACGCTCTTACGGCAAGTAATTGTTGGGAGATTTCAGTTACCAGcaattggaaatatttattttgttaaaattaccGATTAaacgtgatttttttttaataagaaaatctttttattgtcTACAtcagaattaaaaatcatttttctatGATTAAAGTATATGCGCTAATACACTGCAGAAAAGTAAACTTGAAtccaagaaagaaaaaaattaaaaaataaattttttttaacttttagagctgttaatttataacaatattctctttatacataaattatgcaatttgtaCGTATGTTTCCACAGTGTAGAATTacggaataaattttgttctgcGCAACTGGAGAGAATTGTTGCAAAGAATTGATCTGCATGTTCAGATACTAAAAGAAACGAAGATATAGAGATggaatattataagaaatactGTGATTGATTCAATTCTTCAATTATAATAAGGTAATGAAAGAACGAAACCCGATACGGTGCACatattacattaatcaaattcttttacgttcttttttatatcactcttgtaattaaatcaatgcgaagaagtaaaaaatatagttcgATCAGGGAAAGAAGTGCGAACGTCATTTGTTTACAAATCATTATCATCACACACAGACTGCATGTCAATGTAGTGAATTACTGACTAAAGAAGACATTAcatcgataatattttatcgatgtatattaatcttatttttaatttcgtctAAATAATAGCGCTTTAGCATTGGAGTTGAATGAGACAATAACGATCGATTACTTTGAATAATCAcatttcgattttttattaaatgtgctGCACAAAAACCTTCACAGGGTTAAAGAAACATACGAGACGAAAAGTTCTTTATGAACGCAGTGGGTCCTTGACACGATAAATCTGTTGTAGGTGGACCAGTGCAAATTTCGACACAATTACCTTGTCGAAACTCGTGTACATTTACAATTCGTCGTTTACAATTAACAATATATCAAAAGAAATGCCCTGAATAgactttattttcattaaaagttCCATCGAGTCTTATGCAGGATGTCCTCGAAAGATAAATCACTGCGAAAGTCATAAAAAGTCATTTATGATATACGCAATGACAAATTGCGTATTGACAAATTGACAACAATCGCCATTACAAAAGAGAAACTTAGGAGAGCGGGATTCTAACTGAAATCTTGAAGCGATCTTATTTGGTCAAATTAGATTGCGGATAACAATAAAACTGTACATTACAccgttattattttagaattaaaaaaatttaaagattatccGGAAATAGAGAGACATTAACTCCATCctaaaataaagcaaataaaaaaaggcaaCAGGAAGTATTTACTTTCTTGACGGAAAAAATTGCAGTTAAGAAATGTGCGTTATATTTAAAGTGTTGTAAACCTAACGTGtgtttatgaattttttgaaataatatttttaaaattgtttttaatgctTTAACACTAAATATAGCATATAATCAAgtctcaaatttaatttttgctacaatatttttgcttaaaattaaatcaaaaaatgtttattgtttaaatctttaaagatGTTGATATGTTAATTTTCCTTGaggaaacattaatttaaaattaatcaaagtatccttcaaaaaaagaaagtacaataaatttgGAATATCTTGTACAAAGTGCTCTATCACCGATCCTTTCACTTACTTACAGGTTCTTGAACCagtttaaagttaattttccCATAACAAAATAATCACTTATCGAAGAATCATTATTTGAGAGccattattatttcatcaattaacaaaattattagaagAAAAGCTATGAGAATCAAAGCGTGGATTTCAGAGCGcaaaaagacatttttattatcaatttacaGAAAGTAATGATATAGAATTACCGATATAGAAATGTTTTGTGTGtgttttgtgttattttttattatattacattcaatattttatatttaatattattatttaatattatttcttagaaATACTGTTCTGTTGTCTCCACGTGAGCTAAGCAATTCGACCAACTAATACGCCGCGGGCTATGACGGCGAAAGTAATAGTTTGCTCCAATTTTGCTCGAGGTTATATCAAACGTTACACCCCCATATTTAAGCAACGCTCTCACATGCgcattctttttaaattcttattgttAGCTGCTGATTCTTAAATTCGCAGATTAATCGGTCTTGAGCTTCACACGTTTCtctatttataactttttatgaaTAACGTCATAGCTAGCTATTAACAGTTTTTccttaaattttctatattaacttttttctatttaatctcCTATGCTGAGCACGAACGAGCGATTTTCTTCGGGCGTTCGACGTAACGTTGCCGTAAACGACGCCTGG
The window above is part of the Linepithema humile isolate Giens D197 chromosome 8, Lhum_UNIL_v1.0, whole genome shotgun sequence genome. Proteins encoded here:
- the LOC105673818 gene encoding aconitate hydratase, mitochondrial; the protein is MSYCTRVLRAQKLSALAADIQQRCFSVSPLSFAAAKVAMSKFDTTSYLPYDKLEDNLKVVKKRLNRPLTLSEKVLYSHLDEPDKQDIVRGTSYLRLRPDRVAMQDATAQMAMLQFISSGLPRVAVPSTIHCDHLIEAQIGGDQDLKRAKDINKEVYNFLKTAGAKYGVGFWNPGSGIIHQIILENYAFPGLLMIGTDSHTPNGGGLGCLCIGVGGADAVDVMANIPWELKCPKVIGVKLTGELKGWTSPKDIILKVAGILTVKGGTGAIVEYFGPGVDSISCTGMATICNMGAEIGATTSLFPYNYRMQDYLKATGRSEVAAAADQHKSLLTADSNAKYDQVIELDLSTLEPHVNGPFTPDLAHPISKLGETAKKNDWPNEIKVGLIGSCTNSSYEDMGRCANIAKQALKHGLKAKSAFNVTPGSEQIRATIERDGIAETLREFGGTVLANACGPCIGQWDRQDIKKGDKNTIVTSYNRNFTGRNDANPATHAFVTSPELVTALSIAGRLDFNPVKDRLKGKDGKEFLLDNPYGDELPNRGFDPGVDTYDAPPSDGGKVKVDVDAKSQRLQLLEPFDKWDGKDLEDLTILIKVKGKCTTDHISAAGPWLKYRGHLDNISNNMFLGAVNSENGEMNKIRNQLTNEWGGVPDVARDYKKKGVKWVAVGDENYGEGSSREHAALEPRHLGGRAIIVKSFARIHETNLKKQGLLPLTFADPADYDKIQPNDKISLLGLKDLAPGKPVKAQIKHKDGKVDTISLNHTLNEQQIGWFKAGSALNRMKELSSGR